One genomic region from Proteus vulgaris encodes:
- a CDS encoding YciN family protein, with amino-acid sequence MSTQTTPITTEMLLEKANKIICEHEDYIHGMRADSVEQKGNVLVFKGEFFLDEQGLPTAKSTAAFNMFKHLAHVLSDKYHLE; translated from the coding sequence ATGTCAACACAAACTACGCCGATTACAACAGAGATGCTACTTGAAAAAGCGAATAAAATCATATGTGAACATGAAGATTATATACACGGTATGCGTGCTGATTCGGTTGAACAGAAAGGTAATGTCCTCGTATTTAAAGGCGAATTTTTTTTAGATGAACAAGGTTTACCTACTGCAAAAAGCACAGCGGCATTCAATATGTTTAAGCATTTAGCTCATGTGTTATCTGACAAATACCATTTAGAATAA